In Bacillus sp. DX3.1, the following proteins share a genomic window:
- a CDS encoding cation-translocating P-type ATPase encodes MSNWYSKTKDQTIRELETNEQCGLTEEMVPSRLKKYGRNELATKQKRTLWQRIFAQVNDVLVYVLLIAALISAFVGEWADASIIALVVVLNAVIGVIQESKAEQALEALKKMATPKAIVKRDGELKEIPSEDVVPGDIIMLDAGRYIPCDLRLIETANLKIEESALTGESVPVDKDSLYHSSLQNEGQIPLGDQKNMAFMSTLVTYGRGVGVAVETGMKSQIGKIATLLHDAEDDATPLQKSLAQVGKYLGFVAVGICIIMFFIGFFQGRDTLEMFMTAISLAVAAIPEGLPAIVSIVLAIGVQRMIKQNVIIRKLPAVEALGSVTIICSDKTGTLTQNKMTVTHFYGDGTYDKLEQLNVNNNMHRLLLENMILCNDASYTAESQTGDPTEIALLVAGTAFHLQKDALEFEHRRVNELPFDSDRKMMSTLHQYDQNYYSMTKGAIDKLLPRCSHIFINDTTQPLTEEDKQQILQAAHAMSQEALRVLSFAFKKYDTQNIILDHIEENLVFIGLVGMIDPPRTEVEASITECKKAGIRTVMITGDHKDTAFAIAKELGIAEKKSEVMIGTELDRISDEKLANEIDHLNVFARVSPEHKVKIVKALREKGNIVSMTGDGVNDAPSLKQADIGVAMGITGTDVAKGAADMVLTDDNFSSIVKAVEEGRNIYRNIKKSILFLLSCNFGEIIALFLAILLGWATPLRPIHILWVNLITDTLPALSLGVDREDPDVMKEKPRRTNESLFSGSIPFLVLNGILIGLITLTAFIVGAKLYTGDTDVFPLFPSQIDDDALLHAQTMAFVVLSFSQLVHSFNLRSTTKSIFSIGLFTNKYLVFSFLIGVLMQICIISIPALANIFGVHALTGEDWIFVALLSIIPLVVNEIVKVFKKN; translated from the coding sequence ATGAGCAATTGGTACAGTAAGACGAAAGATCAAACAATACGAGAACTTGAAACAAATGAACAATGTGGTTTGACAGAAGAAATGGTTCCAAGTCGTTTAAAAAAGTATGGACGAAATGAACTAGCGACGAAGCAAAAACGAACATTATGGCAACGTATTTTTGCCCAAGTTAATGACGTTCTCGTATATGTTCTTTTGATTGCCGCCCTCATTTCTGCCTTTGTAGGTGAATGGGCCGATGCTAGTATTATCGCTCTTGTTGTTGTTTTAAATGCTGTAATCGGTGTCATTCAAGAATCGAAAGCCGAACAAGCTTTAGAAGCATTAAAAAAGATGGCCACACCAAAGGCAATTGTAAAACGAGATGGCGAATTAAAAGAAATCCCCTCAGAAGATGTTGTCCCTGGTGATATTATTATGCTTGATGCTGGACGTTATATCCCTTGTGACTTACGTCTCATCGAAACAGCGAACTTAAAAATTGAAGAGTCTGCTTTAACAGGTGAATCCGTTCCTGTTGATAAAGATTCACTGTATCATTCGTCTCTTCAAAATGAAGGGCAAATACCGTTAGGCGATCAAAAAAACATGGCATTTATGTCAACGCTCGTTACATATGGACGCGGTGTTGGTGTAGCTGTTGAAACCGGAATGAAATCACAAATCGGTAAAATTGCGACGCTCTTACATGACGCAGAAGATGATGCAACACCTCTTCAAAAAAGCTTAGCACAAGTCGGAAAGTATTTAGGTTTTGTCGCTGTTGGTATTTGTATTATTATGTTCTTCATTGGATTTTTCCAAGGTCGAGACACATTAGAAATGTTTATGACTGCCATTAGTTTAGCAGTTGCAGCTATTCCAGAAGGATTACCAGCTATCGTATCTATCGTTCTAGCGATTGGTGTGCAGCGCATGATTAAACAAAACGTCATCATTCGTAAGCTTCCAGCCGTCGAAGCACTTGGATCTGTTACAATTATTTGTTCAGATAAAACTGGTACATTAACACAAAATAAAATGACAGTTACCCACTTTTATGGGGATGGTACATACGATAAGTTAGAACAATTAAACGTAAATAATAATATGCACCGCTTATTATTAGAAAACATGATTTTATGTAACGACGCTTCTTATACGGCAGAATCACAAACCGGTGATCCAACAGAAATTGCTCTTCTTGTTGCAGGAACTGCCTTTCATCTTCAAAAGGATGCACTCGAATTTGAACATAGACGTGTTAATGAATTACCTTTTGACTCTGATCGCAAAATGATGTCAACACTGCATCAATACGACCAGAACTACTACAGCATGACAAAAGGAGCAATTGATAAACTTTTACCACGTTGTAGTCATATTTTTATCAATGATACGACTCAACCATTAACCGAAGAAGATAAACAACAAATATTACAAGCTGCTCACGCTATGTCTCAAGAAGCCCTACGAGTGCTATCATTTGCTTTCAAAAAGTATGATACACAAAACATCATCCTTGATCACATCGAAGAAAATCTTGTTTTCATTGGACTTGTTGGTATGATTGATCCGCCTCGAACAGAGGTAGAAGCATCAATTACAGAGTGTAAAAAAGCAGGGATTCGCACGGTTATGATTACAGGAGACCATAAAGACACCGCCTTTGCCATTGCAAAAGAACTCGGCATTGCTGAAAAAAAATCAGAAGTGATGATTGGAACAGAATTAGATCGTATTTCAGATGAAAAACTAGCAAACGAAATTGATCATTTAAACGTCTTTGCTCGCGTATCTCCTGAGCATAAAGTAAAAATTGTAAAAGCATTGCGTGAAAAAGGAAATATTGTTTCGATGACAGGGGATGGTGTAAACGATGCTCCATCTTTAAAACAAGCAGATATTGGCGTTGCCATGGGGATTACAGGAACAGATGTTGCCAAGGGTGCAGCTGATATGGTTCTAACAGATGATAACTTCTCCTCCATTGTAAAAGCTGTCGAGGAAGGACGAAATATTTATCGCAACATTAAAAAGTCGATCCTTTTCTTACTCTCTTGTAACTTCGGAGAAATCATTGCGCTATTTTTAGCTATTTTACTCGGCTGGGCTACACCACTTCGCCCGATTCACATTTTATGGGTCAATTTAATTACAGATACACTGCCTGCATTATCGCTTGGTGTTGATCGAGAAGATCCTGACGTAATGAAAGAAAAGCCTCGTCGTACAAATGAAAGCTTATTTAGCGGCAGCATTCCTTTTCTTGTTCTAAACGGAATCTTAATTGGACTTATTACATTAACAGCCTTTATCGTTGGGGCAAAATTGTATACAGGGGATACGGATGTCTTCCCGCTCTTCCCATCTCAAATTGATGATGATGCTTTACTACATGCCCAAACGATGGCGTTTGTCGTACTAAGTTTTTCACAACTTGTTCACTCATTTAACTTACGCTCCACTACAAAATCAATCTTTTCAATTGGACTATTTACAAATAAATATTTGGTCTTTTCTTTCCTTATCGGTGTACTGATGCAAATTTGTATCATTTCTATTCCAGCGCTTGCCAATATATTTGGAGTACACGCCTTAACCGGAGAAGATTGGATTTTTGTTGCATTGCTTAGTATCATTCCACTTGTTGTAAACGAAATTGTAAAAGTTTTTAAGAAAAATTAA
- a CDS encoding DUF1128 domain-containing protein translates to MDLSVKSQENVEYMVEAIKEKLRMVNAGAMRATSFNEEMYEDLRDIFEHVMKRETFSISEMQAITEELGTLIKK, encoded by the coding sequence GTGGATTTATCCGTAAAATCGCAAGAAAACGTTGAATATATGGTAGAAGCAATTAAAGAAAAATTACGCATGGTAAACGCTGGTGCAATGAGAGCTACTAGCTTTAATGAAGAAATGTACGAGGATTTACGAGACATCTTTGAACATGTGATGAAGCGTGAAACATTTAGCATTAGCGAAATGCAAGCTATTACAGAAGAATTAGGTACATTAATCAAAAAATAA
- a CDS encoding low molecular weight protein-tyrosine-phosphatase codes for MVQVLFVCLGNICRSPMAEAIFRDLVKREGLEDKIHIDSAGTGDWHIGHPPHEGTQKILKENEVSFEGIKARQVEKEDLTKFDYVIAMDNKNIADLESLGQTGSYIGRLSDFVPDGGWTDVPDPYFTGNFQEVYNLVTEGCTKLLTFIRNEQGM; via the coding sequence ATGGTTCAAGTATTATTTGTTTGTCTTGGAAACATTTGTCGTTCTCCGATGGCAGAAGCAATTTTTCGTGATCTTGTGAAGCGAGAGGGATTAGAAGATAAAATTCATATTGATTCAGCTGGAACAGGAGATTGGCATATCGGTCATCCACCTCATGAGGGAACACAAAAAATTTTAAAAGAAAATGAAGTCTCTTTTGAAGGAATTAAAGCACGTCAAGTAGAAAAAGAAGACTTAACAAAGTTTGATTATGTGATTGCCATGGACAACAAGAATATAGCGGATTTAGAAAGTTTAGGTCAAACAGGAAGCTATATTGGGAGGCTGTCCGATTTCGTTCCAGACGGTGGCTGGACGGATGTTCCTGACCCTTATTTTACAGGGAACTTTCAAGAAGTATATAACCTTGTAACAGAAGGGTGTACAAAGTTGTTAACATTCATTCGTAATGAGCAAGGAATGTGA
- a CDS encoding DUF4075 domain-containing protein produces MAKKNNIARNIAIGVAAGVAVSMLKKENREKVKNTAGKAKTKMIEIGENAKIKEKVQTVTDKGRELADFNVVKAKVAEIKKLTPAVVETLKETKEIFSKKKVEPAEKPETIEIQAIAPVKEEPEDETEVALSTVQKKTEAFIELKQDKEEKKSV; encoded by the coding sequence ATGGCAAAGAAGAATAATATAGCGCGAAACATTGCAATCGGTGTGGCAGCAGGTGTGGCTGTTTCTATGTTAAAGAAAGAAAACCGTGAAAAAGTTAAAAATACAGCAGGAAAAGCAAAAACAAAAATGATTGAAATTGGCGAGAATGCAAAGATAAAAGAAAAAGTGCAAACTGTTACAGATAAAGGACGCGAACTTGCAGATTTCAATGTAGTAAAGGCGAAGGTAGCGGAAATTAAGAAATTAACACCGGCTGTTGTTGAAACATTAAAAGAAACGAAAGAAATTTTCAGTAAAAAGAAAGTGGAGCCAGCGGAAAAACCAGAAACAATCGAAATTCAAGCCATTGCTCCAGTAAAAGAAGAGCCTGAAGACGAAACAGAAGTAGCTCTTAGTACAGTGCAAAAAAAAACTGAAGCGTTCATTGAGCTAAAACAAGATAAAGAAGAGAAGAAAAGCGTTTAG
- a CDS encoding YihY/virulence factor BrkB family protein gives MKKFLEKARGNRVYSFGKDLYDRTMQDDVAGLAAQLAYFFLLAIFPGLVFLITLLGYIPIKTEDVLVLLEVYIPDDAMNLIEVNVDKVVNEQNGGLLSFGLLSMLWFASNGVNAVMNAFNRAYDVKETRSFIATRALSIVFTLAMIFMIVFALIVPVFGQVIGAAAFKALGLSESFSIVWSITRLVASFLVLFALFSFLYTFAPDRKLKRREVVSGALFATVGWIVVSYSFAYYVDKFANYANTYGGLGGIIILMLWFYLTAWVILLGGEINALLNFYRTSDNNSRNEK, from the coding sequence ATGAAAAAATTCTTAGAAAAAGCAAGGGGAAATCGTGTGTATTCGTTCGGAAAAGATTTGTATGACCGAACGATGCAAGACGATGTGGCGGGTTTAGCAGCACAGCTCGCTTATTTCTTCTTGCTTGCTATTTTCCCTGGACTTGTCTTTTTAATTACGCTTCTTGGATATATTCCCATCAAAACAGAGGATGTACTAGTGTTGTTAGAAGTTTATATACCTGACGATGCAATGAACTTAATTGAAGTGAACGTAGATAAAGTTGTAAATGAACAAAACGGTGGTTTATTATCCTTTGGTTTATTATCAATGCTATGGTTTGCTTCGAATGGGGTAAATGCAGTTATGAATGCATTTAACCGTGCCTATGATGTGAAAGAAACACGTTCTTTTATTGCGACGAGGGCTTTGTCTATCGTATTTACGTTAGCAATGATTTTTATGATTGTCTTTGCGTTAATTGTTCCTGTGTTTGGCCAAGTAATTGGGGCCGCAGCTTTTAAAGCGCTTGGTTTATCCGAGAGTTTTTCTATTGTGTGGAGTATTACGCGGTTAGTAGCCAGTTTTTTAGTGTTATTTGCCTTATTTAGCTTTCTATATACATTTGCACCCGATCGAAAGCTGAAGAGGAGAGAGGTTGTATCGGGAGCGTTATTTGCAACGGTTGGATGGATTGTGGTATCGTACTCATTTGCATATTACGTAGATAAATTTGCAAATTATGCTAATACATACGGTGGTCTTGGTGGGATTATCATTTTAATGTTATGGTTTTACTTAACAGCTTGGGTCATTTTACTTGGTGGGGAAATTAATGCATTACTGAATTTTTACCGAACGAGTGACAATAATTCCCGTAATGAAAAATAA
- a CDS encoding heavy metal translocating P-type ATPase, which yields MNSEVKTLPTKKNMPSSSWMQSLQKHYELIFAITSGIFILAGWLLTKSEAQIAGIVLYILAYIIGGYAKAKEGIEDTIEEKELNVEMLMLFAAIGAAIIGYWAEGAILIFIFALSGAMESYTLNKSQKEISALLDLQPEEALCISHGKEERIPVSQLQIEDIILIKPGERVPADGIIHNGETNIDEAAITGEPIPNEKKFGDEVFAGTVNLRGAIEVKITKRSDQTLFQKIIRLVQNAQSEKSPSQLFIEKFEGTYVKAVLIIVALMMFVPHFLLDWSWNETFYRAMILLVVASPCALVASITPATLSAISNGARSGILFKGGIHLERLASVKAIAFDKTGTLTQGKPAVTDVYVREEISEKEVLHITASIESHSTHPLAESIVKYAKHAYDITVTKPEKVEDVTGFGLKGVLENKAYKIGKADFMGEEAKIFHNGIATTLEQEGKTVVYIGDEEGILGLIALKDTLRQETIAAIRDLQSLGVGAIMITGDNEQTAKAIATESNIKEYYASCLPETKVETIKQLKEKYGTVAMVGDGINDAPALATASIGVAMGEGTDVALETADVVLMKNELSRLAQAIRLSKRMNRIVKQNVIFSLTVIAMLICSNFLQFLALPFGVIGHEGSTILVILNGLRLLKGNN from the coding sequence ATGAATTCAGAAGTAAAAACATTGCCAACAAAAAAGAACATGCCTAGTTCTTCTTGGATGCAATCATTACAAAAACATTATGAACTTATTTTCGCGATTACATCAGGTATTTTTATTTTAGCTGGTTGGTTATTAACAAAAAGCGAGGCGCAAATCGCTGGGATTGTTTTATATATCCTTGCATATATAATTGGAGGCTACGCAAAAGCAAAAGAAGGCATTGAAGATACAATCGAAGAAAAAGAACTAAACGTTGAGATGTTAATGCTCTTTGCAGCAATTGGTGCCGCTATTATTGGCTACTGGGCAGAAGGTGCCATCCTAATATTTATCTTTGCATTAAGCGGTGCCATGGAATCTTATACATTAAACAAAAGCCAAAAAGAAATTTCTGCACTGCTTGATTTACAACCTGAAGAAGCTTTATGTATCTCTCACGGAAAAGAAGAACGTATTCCAGTAAGTCAGTTACAAATTGAAGATATCATTTTAATCAAACCAGGTGAACGTGTTCCGGCTGATGGTATCATTCACAATGGTGAAACGAATATTGATGAAGCAGCAATTACAGGGGAACCAATCCCGAATGAGAAAAAATTTGGTGATGAAGTATTTGCTGGAACTGTGAATTTACGCGGTGCTATTGAAGTTAAAATTACAAAGCGAAGCGATCAAACGTTGTTCCAAAAAATTATTCGTCTCGTTCAAAATGCTCAAAGTGAAAAGTCACCATCGCAGCTTTTTATTGAAAAATTTGAAGGTACGTATGTAAAAGCTGTACTCATCATCGTTGCTCTTATGATGTTCGTTCCCCATTTTTTACTAGATTGGAGCTGGAATGAAACATTTTACCGCGCTATGATTTTACTCGTTGTCGCATCTCCTTGTGCGCTCGTCGCATCGATTACACCAGCAACACTATCTGCTATTTCCAACGGAGCACGCAGCGGTATTTTATTTAAAGGCGGCATTCACCTTGAGCGACTTGCCTCTGTAAAAGCAATTGCTTTTGATAAAACAGGCACATTAACACAAGGAAAGCCAGCTGTAACAGACGTATATGTACGTGAGGAAATATCCGAGAAAGAAGTATTGCATATTACAGCTTCTATTGAAAGTCATTCAACACATCCGCTTGCAGAATCCATCGTCAAATATGCCAAACACGCGTATGACATTACAGTAACAAAACCTGAAAAGGTAGAGGATGTAACTGGATTTGGCTTAAAAGGTGTACTTGAAAATAAAGCTTATAAAATCGGAAAGGCAGATTTTATGGGCGAAGAAGCAAAAATATTTCATAATGGTATCGCGACTACACTTGAGCAAGAAGGAAAAACAGTCGTATATATTGGCGATGAAGAAGGGATTCTTGGTCTTATCGCCTTAAAAGATACCCTGCGCCAAGAAACAATTGCCGCAATTCGTGATTTACAAAGTCTTGGTGTAGGAGCAATTATGATTACCGGTGATAATGAACAAACAGCTAAAGCAATCGCAACTGAAAGTAACATAAAAGAATACTATGCATCATGCTTACCAGAAACGAAAGTAGAAACGATTAAACAACTAAAAGAGAAATACGGTACGGTAGCAATGGTTGGTGACGGTATTAACGATGCTCCTGCCCTCGCTACAGCAAGTATTGGCGTTGCCATGGGAGAAGGAACAGACGTAGCCTTAGAAACAGCCGATGTTGTTCTTATGAAAAATGAACTCTCTCGCCTTGCTCAGGCCATTCGTTTATCCAAACGAATGAACCGTATTGTAAAGCAAAACGTTATCTTTTCATTAACAGTAATCGCGATGCTAATTTGCTCAAACTTCCTACAATTTTTAGCTCTGCCATTTGGCGTTATCGGTCATGAAGGAAGTACAATTCTTGTTATTTTAAATGGCTTACGATTACTAAAAGGGAATAATTAA
- a CDS encoding DMT family transporter, whose amino-acid sequence MKTERFFTHPIGVFIAALAATFLWGSAFPFIKLSYTELGIQPHEVGEQILFAGYRFFLSGVMLLFFFKALGKNMYFKKETTKQLVQIGLFQTFLQYVCFYIGMSYSSGIEGAVISGTSSFFQILMAHFLYKDDALNMRKIIGVSIGFCGVVLVNIPSGHMEFHFGIGELLLLGAAMMYSYGNILAKEGSKTLDVGYMTAYQMIFGSFGLLCIGIFQVGFMPFVFSTKAILMLLYLSLLSAAGFCIWNTIMKYNKVGKVSMYMFFIPVFGVLLSSMILGEAIHSFVLVGLACVAAGIIVVNRTPAAKQKEQEKPVA is encoded by the coding sequence GTGAAGACAGAAAGATTTTTTACCCATCCGATTGGTGTATTTATTGCTGCATTAGCAGCGACATTTCTCTGGGGCAGTGCATTTCCGTTTATAAAATTAAGTTATACTGAGCTTGGAATTCAGCCTCATGAAGTAGGGGAGCAAATATTATTTGCTGGTTATCGTTTTTTCTTATCAGGTGTGATGCTCTTATTCTTTTTTAAAGCGTTAGGAAAAAATATGTACTTTAAAAAAGAAACAACGAAGCAACTGGTGCAAATCGGTTTATTTCAAACGTTTCTACAATATGTATGTTTTTATATTGGCATGAGTTATAGTTCGGGAATCGAAGGTGCTGTTATTTCAGGCACGTCATCCTTTTTTCAAATCTTAATGGCACATTTTTTGTATAAAGATGACGCGTTAAATATGAGGAAAATTATCGGGGTTTCGATTGGCTTCTGTGGTGTGGTTCTTGTAAATATTCCAAGCGGACATATGGAATTTCATTTTGGAATCGGGGAGTTACTACTTCTTGGTGCAGCGATGATGTATTCATACGGAAATATATTAGCAAAAGAAGGAAGCAAAACGTTAGATGTTGGCTATATGACAGCCTACCAAATGATCTTTGGATCATTTGGGCTATTATGTATTGGTATTTTCCAAGTTGGATTTATGCCATTTGTGTTTAGTACGAAAGCGATACTTATGTTGTTATATTTATCCTTATTATCAGCGGCAGGCTTTTGCATATGGAATACGATTATGAAATATAATAAGGTCGGAAAAGTATCGATGTACATGTTCTTTATTCCGGTATTCGGTGTGTTGTTATCCAGCATGATTTTAGGAGAAGCAATTCACTCATTCGTTTTAGTTGGTTTAGCATGTGTAGCAGCTGGCATTATTGTTGTAAACAGAACCCCTGCGGCGAAGCAAAAAGAGCAGGAGAAACCAGTAGCGTAA
- a CDS encoding lysoplasmalogenase: MNALYILLIGQAILFVFGAIYAMWQTKQTRENEPLPLPIRLILSFSLTGGAVWMWLQDPAVEYRQWVAIGMTLSTLGDLFMAGLIPFGHRLIGGMVAFAIAHCFYVTAFLQTGISWTGFWIGIVAYGLFLIIGWFFFIRNTKKDKLFTIGALVYGLWVGGMACVAFALFYANNGMWWIPALGGFLFVISDFIIGVTDIGERKVKYDPLWIWLTYVGAQMCIIYVGI, translated from the coding sequence ATGAACGCACTATACATATTATTAATTGGGCAAGCAATCTTATTTGTTTTTGGTGCCATATATGCAATGTGGCAGACAAAACAAACACGGGAAAATGAGCCGTTGCCTTTACCTATTCGGCTAATTCTTAGTTTTTCTTTAACAGGTGGTGCAGTATGGATGTGGCTGCAAGATCCAGCTGTAGAATATCGTCAATGGGTGGCAATCGGTATGACGTTATCCACGCTTGGAGATTTATTTATGGCAGGGCTCATTCCGTTTGGGCATCGGCTAATTGGCGGTATGGTCGCTTTTGCAATTGCACACTGCTTTTATGTGACGGCATTTTTACAAACGGGCATTTCATGGACAGGATTTTGGATTGGGATAGTAGCGTACGGCTTGTTTTTAATCATTGGCTGGTTCTTTTTTATCCGTAATACAAAAAAAGATAAACTGTTTACGATTGGTGCACTTGTTTATGGTTTGTGGGTTGGTGGAATGGCATGTGTGGCATTTGCGTTATTCTACGCAAATAATGGAATGTGGTGGATACCAGCCCTTGGTGGATTTTTATTTGTCATTTCTGATTTTATTATCGGTGTAACGGATATTGGTGAGCGTAAAGTGAAGTATGATCCGCTCTGGATTTGGTTGACATATGTTGGTGCGCAGATGTGTATTATATATGTTGGAATATGA
- the lepB gene encoding signal peptidase I encodes MKKKKSRFREFFEILAVACVLAFSVKIFVLFPTTVQGASMGPTLRDGDKVIINKLAKRFESYEREDIIVVKTDNFYVKRVIGLPGDVIEMKNDQLYVNHQLQNEPYLDKNKKHAKQLLINLTEDFGPITIPKNKIFVMGDNRLVSRDSRNGLGLIQKKEVLGTLTAIYYPFNHMKIVN; translated from the coding sequence ATGAAGAAGAAGAAGAGCCGTTTTCGTGAATTCTTTGAAATACTTGCTGTTGCATGTGTGCTCGCCTTTTCAGTGAAGATATTTGTGCTTTTTCCGACAACTGTACAAGGGGCATCTATGGGACCAACATTGCGAGACGGGGATAAAGTAATTATTAATAAGCTAGCAAAACGATTTGAAAGTTATGAGCGTGAAGATATTATTGTTGTGAAGACTGATAATTTTTATGTGAAGAGAGTTATTGGATTGCCAGGAGATGTAATCGAGATGAAAAATGATCAATTATATGTAAATCATCAATTGCAAAATGAACCTTACTTAGACAAAAATAAAAAACATGCAAAACAACTCCTTATTAACTTAACAGAAGATTTTGGACCTATTACAATACCGAAAAATAAAATTTTTGTTATGGGGGATAATCGTTTAGTGAGCAGAGATAGCCGTAACGGTTTAGGTCTTATTCAAAAAAAAGAAGTGCTTGGAACATTAACGGCGATCTATTATCCATTTAATCATATGAAAATTGTAAATTAG